The following are encoded together in the Daucus carota subsp. sativus chromosome 5, DH1 v3.0, whole genome shotgun sequence genome:
- the LOC135152950 gene encoding bergaptol O-methyltransferase-like, with translation MGGISTGRSEDEEACLLAMQLATATVLPMILKSAIKLDILNTIAKAGPGNYLTPSELASKLPRSNPDAPAMVQRILQVLATYKVLGCKPNDRSNGEAEWLYCWTPVCKFLSNNEDGGSMAPLLLVNTDKVVIDSWYHVTDAVLDGGIAFNKAYGMSIFDYNSREPRFSKVFNQCMTGHSNITLKKILETYNGFQGLSSIVDVGGGSGATLNMIVSKYPAIKGINFDLPHVVRDSPSIPGVEHVGGDMFTSVPKGDAIFLKWVCHNWNDEDCLRILKNCHQALAENKKLIIAEFILPEVPGGSDDATKGVVHMDAIMMAHIPGGKERSEKEFEALATQAGFKSFSMVCCAFNTWIMELTK, from the exons ATGGGTGGGATCAGTACTGGTCGATCAGAAGATGAAGAAGCTTGCTTGCTAGCCATGCAATTAGCAACTGCCACAGTactgcccatgattctgaaatcagCAATTAAGCTTGACATATTAAACACCATAGCCAAAGCTGGCCCTGGAAACTATTTAACTCCTTCTGAGCTAGCCTCTAAGCTCCCCAGGTCCAACCCTGATGCCCCAGCTATGGTTCAACGCATCCTCCAAGTCCTGGCTACCTACAAGGTTCTTGGTTGTAAGCCTAATGATCGTTCCAATGGTGAAGCTGAGTGGCTCTATTGCTGGACACCCGTGTGCAAGTTCCTGTCCAATAATGAAGACGGTGGTTCTATGGCACCTCTTTTGCTTGTCAACACCGACAAAGTGGTGATCGACAGCTG GTACCATGTAACAGACGCAGTTCTTGATGGTGGAATTGCATTCAACAAAGCCTATGGGATGAGTATATTTGATTATAACAGCCGAGAGCCTCGATTCAGCAAAGTCTTTAACCAGTGCATGACTGGTCATTCTAATATAACCTTGAAGAAGATACTCGAGACTTACAATGGTTTCCAAGGTCTTTCATCCATAGTTGATGTCGGCGGTGGCTCTGGTGCTACCCTTAATATGATCGTTTCCAAGTACCCTGCTATCAAAGGAATTAACTTCGACCTACCTCACGTTGTCCGAGACTCACCCTCTATTCCTG GCGTGGAACATGTGGGAGGAGACATGTTTACAAGCGTGCCGAAAGGAGATGCCATATTCTTGAAG tgGGTATGTCATAATTGGAATGATGAAGATTGCCTGAGGATCTTGAAAAACTGCCACCAAGCTCTGGCAGAAAATAAGAAGCTGATCATAGCAGAATTCATTCTTCCTGAGGTGCCCGGGGGAAGCGACGATGCAACCAAGGGTGTGGTTCATATGGATGCTATAATGATGGCACATATTCCGGGTGGAAAAGAGAGGTCGGAGAAAGAGTTTGAGGCCTTGGCTACTCAAGCGGGATTTAAAAGTTTTAGCATGGTGtgctgtgctttcaatacttgGATTATGGAACTTACCAAGTAG